One genomic segment of Chitinophaga sancti includes these proteins:
- a CDS encoding DUF6603 domain-containing protein, protein MINEISAAKSARHKQAMAGIGDNGLTFAGLDPVLASMGILIGLLTQPDPQQEVYQLNPNWFANPINNTQQGITANPEQFEKLLTSILGKIGGNALGIPIQDAALLGTWYPIKNGNDPTGFYLVSYQKENNGLKETVLGLGVLHTWKVPPGAPLLTVNVWGLMPFVAIGNGSFKITFADQGYPISLGVATQGGDPKLPLVDINGISFDGVKFSAMIDVAASDPFSVSLEVLSLKLGSAPPANKSLADLLAISGQEMLEIATNLFMGALSYVFPNQQQYLNYITPLLGLTSQVPNLPNITLPVMEWYNLFEVASNPAKYPEGVKTLFFKWFNALCTDPDALKGWISALSGFLGNSNLQIAGTGTRINPFRLGILNVSSIGQLDFAVATTVDEGGIRYFYPGFSFTGSNVPLGSSPAVFTAQANLELGQFGLSAQAVTASPEINFQFQFALQNRTTGQPLVSYDGNSVGSLTAGLILGSDGKIVPDFSLNQVITTTTSFDKVNLLSPGELAEAGAAALSAALGTLIGIGTSDFANTIGALIGLITPASAKSNWPATLPAPFSGTQMAHSILNPVKAWADYYLAVLQYANPVDGKAAFAYIIQEMALLLQQTVSGLNVTVTGSGTKDDPWMAGIALSSSSLPAFLTAFKQVNTDNSIDLVMGLMLQPTITVAGVDIAPSLNMGGLALNFPANGAGIDASWLPAVSAQLQLPNGFMTPAIGGVVVSVSKSQLSAEWNRQSGWGWSMFVDSPKLIINGQDIILGQNLNFDQQTNLKDLVLNAVPAFSPFLVGALGALLMRVENRAALFTIGALGLVPDITKSPVFPTGLSWTGFQQLKLNSLSNPWPDLRNYLSATFGSAANAKSLLSLLSYVINTQIEAAPATGGTGTFDDPWIFPLPLGFEGIAWYEGTGQILGLGAGRSNSWQYQITNGNDTTKFGFDLLARANALKYNLSTGNLLFDGQVPSFSLTGVLYNPNGMLVNLPASLGSVEKVIVGCNLSYDTTKKSFHFEPVVTLVNVTLPGQQPKALLTLQDFLDPGFTAAFQNGFMVLLNAGLQAAFEQVKAKPLFQQAYSLLSMLGLTITHDGETDLRNIQQNNITDGLLGINTAGWNGLLANFDTYIQTQFNSLLAIKEQRSLLFNFLSEIFGIQFPNFPEPVLQLLQGMGICGPAEDGYTVYPYVLLDLISNPYKTFQQLYQQLFDIANVANLKQLAAHLSRNLGPYKTGSWTFSTDSNGVISFGILPADAFQLGSFLLTSGGIQLDLSNEKLEGTMDIYCANVGITLRCGFTLKLEAGVLKPAFKASAIWGDGSKPAAQALHLIPFNTSDFLNNVADLAPAFTLNIFLNAIFEEQLLKKYPLIQQIFIGLGLGEQIQTESQAVQKAVNGRHAIATSVADQQWQMPALMGILENPLGWLLSDDVLGTNGRFSISKLVQMLSHLPAVQASNGIKVTPDNKGMTISGMPYGFEISMSGENEVATFGFDTKDLVISDQWGTLNILSFQVSVDSNYQPSFAGELTVSTGSKITVPFFVNTGYNNDFFLNIAQGKPGTPNGLSLQLLPFIGWGTLAEQAARLAAAAALKNLVPIVLQKLSDSGAKVFVDKLIAFGDTVNTTELVDNIIKVLTPSAFATTSQQDLLKQIERVALAWLQEKFTPTGAPITVQGLITLLKDVMPGVSAQGGRLAFTPDIKIPITILAGLNDNGFLGLWATFTLPDTQVLKIQIAETGVGVKLDGTLDFSFALDMLIPVDDKSGPGLTFAYDLNKGFNLVFDPTSDSTDFSKHSDLAVELLPNFFSKPTADLGAMQQGVTDWLLQVVKVVLPRYVSLLVLNIQKVKDWLEAPIVTSVTGAPTPATLLIATSLILKNNGKYELNSIDNLTKLTPSGFFGNLFYTLMQTELTLLQFGDKNSGKITVGPRAGKQDYYGVRVAAPNLKLAALPNLVVQIGADDTEWIDKSSTNKITGEPGIGFYLPITKSGNNELNVDFSLFNLLLYNLGFDVVGTNGKPIVDQPRFKIGAVQPRTVFELDFKGNAKPGLQFGAGVTLANIGLSLAPDKLAGSAGTNPIANNLLGSGSTAGNPPVNPEFSVSTAYTEKLWVNLKSNTGNGAQVIVPIERSFGPLYIDSLGLGWEDTNKLLDFLFSGNVALAGLKASVVGLTVGVPVTDPTNFSLYKADLQGLDISFNGGAVAINGGFLKTETIVNNAKVIMYNGVAVIKAGTFSLMALGSYAEVPVSSAPGAATMPSLFIFAVLNSPLGGPPFLFITGIAAGFSFNRSLVIPDITQVQDFPLLKGLVDGTFAEGEDPGKALQQLSSVVHPEIGKYWLAAGVKFTSFELLTTSALLFLSFGKEWEVNLLGLSFTSLPPKIPRNLALAYFELAIKISFLPVDGILSAEAQLTPNSFVLSKDVKVTGGFAFFLWFKNIKTSTYTIPAGDFVISLGGYHPDFNKPAWYPTVPRLGMQWKMDISVGSISIAGGAYFALCPTAVMAGGYLNVAYDLGPLKAWLNASADFLIEWNPFYFNVGISITVGASFGTTILGVSITIRAELGATLHLEGPPTHGYVKVDWYVISFTIPVGSGETATNDNNITWKAFADAFLPPPALPGSTMGNAKRKVKAADEVPVQQVVKLNPDYGLLSDNNSLWTIQPYPFALSAKSSIPASDVAVTNSNFSQKGVPVGVRPMGYVDNLNAALVITLTDSKGNPVDLSARKIKMIVDTNGAPSAMWSQDPLDRNKPPQSDNMLIPGATFGIILDGDEYNYLGNVPAFNIENLKYEIGAYRMLPYKAVIKFPPAARYPASDQNNAYHVIMHSIMSDPVIIQRNKILGGIAASNILAPLNPDLSVMASSADMILQALPVIARLAVFQNNGELEAARKIQPPAIPLAATSIVKKLKAPQLVGLVKRYKVNRNQATKSGKLQTTVRSHYQAHNDITRKAKRLAIDSAAAEALGTTKLLYDGTSILWAVDHQAATRLHLKGNLALRIVSFDRHGRLTGIYSVVGDQSVSIAKGTAQVAVQGYEATGEGFSGWEIDSKLFKTNTVWALGDAAMVRVQNSQRIRVRSTKSNIGLIDAADLLSHNQVTDLNQNTLSGWIQSVFPADINYIGVLLEEQTGADRLDVAVAAGTIPMQGANLPPAQVHETEKGTLLIYPCTPSDSYNAILAIPKDNKVKILGMYGLPALPTDKPIVSNFMHLRNAGLDLTNSDVKSTVVTIHSKNQAL, encoded by the coding sequence ATGATTAATGAAATAAGCGCCGCCAAATCAGCCAGACATAAACAGGCGATGGCCGGCATCGGTGATAATGGTTTAACTTTTGCCGGCCTGGATCCCGTACTTGCCAGCATGGGAATATTGATAGGTTTACTCACCCAGCCCGATCCTCAACAGGAAGTTTATCAGCTAAACCCCAACTGGTTCGCCAATCCTATCAATAATACCCAGCAGGGTATTACTGCCAATCCGGAGCAATTCGAAAAGTTATTAACTTCCATACTGGGTAAAATCGGAGGCAATGCCCTGGGCATTCCCATACAGGATGCAGCGCTTCTCGGCACCTGGTATCCCATTAAAAATGGTAATGACCCTACGGGGTTTTACCTGGTCAGCTATCAGAAAGAAAACAACGGCTTAAAAGAAACGGTACTGGGCCTGGGCGTCCTGCATACCTGGAAAGTGCCTCCCGGCGCCCCGCTCCTTACAGTAAATGTTTGGGGCTTAATGCCTTTCGTAGCCATTGGTAACGGCAGCTTTAAAATTACCTTTGCTGATCAGGGCTATCCCATAAGTCTGGGTGTAGCCACACAGGGCGGCGATCCAAAACTCCCGCTGGTGGATATCAACGGCATCTCTTTCGACGGGGTGAAGTTCAGCGCCATGATAGACGTTGCCGCCAGTGATCCTTTTAGTGTATCCCTGGAAGTATTGTCGTTAAAGCTCGGTAGCGCTCCTCCTGCCAATAAATCCCTCGCAGACCTGCTGGCCATCAGCGGGCAAGAAATGCTGGAAATAGCCACCAACCTGTTTATGGGAGCACTTAGCTATGTCTTCCCGAATCAACAGCAATACCTCAATTATATCACTCCTTTACTTGGCCTCACCTCGCAGGTACCTAATCTACCAAATATCACCCTTCCTGTAATGGAGTGGTATAACCTTTTTGAGGTAGCTTCCAATCCTGCGAAATATCCGGAAGGTGTTAAAACGCTGTTCTTTAAATGGTTTAATGCACTGTGTACAGATCCCGATGCGCTGAAAGGATGGATCTCCGCTCTCAGCGGATTCCTCGGCAATTCCAATCTGCAAATAGCGGGAACGGGTACACGTATAAATCCATTCCGGTTAGGCATCCTGAATGTCAGCAGTATAGGGCAACTGGATTTTGCCGTGGCTACCACGGTAGATGAAGGGGGCATCCGCTACTTTTATCCCGGTTTTTCCTTCACCGGCAGCAATGTGCCTTTAGGCAGCTCCCCTGCTGTATTCACCGCCCAGGCCAACCTTGAACTGGGACAGTTTGGACTCAGCGCGCAGGCAGTTACTGCCTCTCCTGAAATAAATTTTCAATTCCAGTTCGCTCTGCAAAATAGAACGACCGGTCAGCCTTTGGTATCCTATGATGGCAACAGCGTAGGTTCCCTCACGGCAGGACTGATCCTGGGCTCCGACGGAAAAATCGTTCCTGATTTTTCCCTGAACCAGGTTATTACCACTACAACTTCTTTTGATAAAGTAAATCTCTTATCTCCTGGCGAACTGGCAGAAGCCGGCGCGGCTGCTCTCAGTGCTGCACTGGGTACCCTCATTGGTATTGGCACCAGCGATTTTGCCAACACCATAGGGGCATTGATCGGATTAATCACGCCTGCCAGTGCAAAGAGTAACTGGCCAGCTACACTCCCAGCGCCATTCTCCGGCACGCAGATGGCTCACTCCATCCTGAATCCGGTGAAGGCCTGGGCAGATTATTATCTCGCAGTCTTACAATATGCCAACCCGGTAGACGGTAAGGCGGCATTTGCCTATATCATCCAGGAAATGGCGCTTTTACTGCAACAAACTGTATCAGGACTTAATGTAACCGTTACAGGAAGCGGTACCAAAGACGATCCCTGGATGGCCGGTATTGCGCTGAGCAGCAGTAGTCTCCCAGCCTTCCTAACGGCCTTCAAACAGGTAAATACAGACAACAGTATCGATCTGGTGATGGGACTGATGCTCCAGCCTACGATTACAGTGGCTGGTGTAGACATTGCGCCATCGCTGAACATGGGAGGACTTGCGCTGAATTTCCCTGCAAACGGCGCTGGTATAGATGCATCCTGGCTGCCTGCCGTCAGCGCCCAGCTACAGCTTCCAAACGGATTCATGACGCCGGCTATTGGAGGTGTAGTCGTTAGCGTTAGTAAATCACAACTCTCGGCCGAATGGAACCGCCAGAGCGGATGGGGATGGTCCATGTTTGTGGATTCACCGAAACTCATCATCAACGGACAGGATATTATCCTCGGACAGAACCTGAATTTCGATCAGCAAACCAACCTGAAAGATCTGGTACTAAACGCTGTACCAGCTTTCAGTCCTTTCCTGGTAGGTGCACTCGGTGCTTTACTGATGCGCGTGGAAAACAGGGCTGCCCTCTTCACCATTGGTGCACTGGGCCTGGTTCCGGATATTACCAAATCGCCGGTATTCCCTACAGGTCTGAGCTGGACCGGCTTCCAACAACTCAAACTCAACAGCCTGAGTAATCCATGGCCGGACCTGCGCAACTACCTGTCGGCCACCTTTGGTTCAGCAGCTAATGCCAAAAGCCTGCTCTCCTTACTCTCCTATGTAATCAACACGCAGATTGAAGCAGCTCCTGCCACCGGTGGCACCGGCACTTTCGACGATCCATGGATATTCCCGCTGCCATTAGGTTTTGAAGGAATCGCCTGGTATGAAGGTACCGGACAGATATTAGGTCTCGGCGCAGGCAGATCCAATTCCTGGCAATATCAGATTACTAATGGCAACGACACTACGAAATTTGGATTCGATTTACTCGCCCGTGCAAACGCACTGAAATATAATCTTTCCACCGGTAACCTCCTCTTCGATGGGCAGGTGCCTTCATTCAGCCTGACAGGAGTTCTCTACAACCCGAATGGCATGCTGGTTAATTTACCAGCATCGCTGGGCAGCGTCGAAAAAGTGATCGTTGGCTGTAATCTCTCTTACGATACCACCAAAAAGTCATTTCATTTCGAACCCGTTGTAACGCTGGTCAACGTCACCTTACCTGGCCAGCAGCCAAAAGCACTATTAACCTTACAGGACTTCCTGGATCCAGGCTTTACAGCTGCGTTCCAAAATGGCTTCATGGTATTACTGAATGCAGGTCTGCAAGCGGCATTTGAACAGGTGAAAGCCAAACCGCTCTTCCAGCAGGCCTACAGCCTGCTGTCCATGCTGGGACTAACGATAACGCACGATGGAGAAACAGACCTCCGCAACATCCAGCAGAACAATATCACAGACGGATTGCTGGGCATCAACACCGCAGGCTGGAATGGACTACTCGCGAATTTCGACACTTATATACAAACCCAGTTCAATAGCCTGCTGGCCATAAAAGAACAGCGTAGTCTGCTATTCAACTTCCTGTCTGAGATCTTCGGCATACAGTTCCCGAACTTCCCTGAGCCGGTGCTGCAGCTGTTACAGGGCATGGGCATCTGCGGTCCTGCTGAGGATGGATATACCGTCTATCCGTATGTGTTACTTGATTTAATCAGTAATCCGTACAAAACATTCCAGCAACTTTATCAGCAACTGTTTGATATCGCAAACGTCGCCAACCTGAAACAACTGGCGGCGCATCTGTCCAGGAACCTGGGCCCGTATAAGACCGGCAGCTGGACCTTCAGCACCGATTCCAACGGCGTTATATCCTTTGGTATTTTACCAGCCGACGCATTCCAGCTGGGTTCCTTCCTCCTTACCAGTGGCGGCATACAGCTAGACCTCAGCAACGAAAAGCTGGAAGGAACAATGGATATTTACTGCGCAAACGTAGGTATAACCCTGAGATGTGGATTTACCCTGAAGCTGGAAGCCGGCGTACTTAAGCCTGCATTTAAAGCATCAGCGATATGGGGGGACGGCAGCAAACCAGCCGCGCAAGCCCTCCATCTTATACCGTTTAACACCAGCGACTTCCTCAACAACGTCGCGGATCTGGCTCCAGCTTTTACCCTCAATATCTTTCTCAACGCCATTTTTGAAGAACAGCTGCTGAAAAAATATCCGCTCATCCAACAAATTTTCATTGGGCTGGGATTGGGAGAACAAATACAGACAGAAAGTCAGGCAGTACAAAAAGCGGTGAACGGACGGCATGCTATTGCTACATCTGTTGCCGATCAGCAGTGGCAGATGCCAGCCCTCATGGGCATTCTCGAAAATCCTTTGGGATGGCTCCTCTCCGACGATGTATTAGGCACCAACGGCAGATTCAGTATCTCTAAACTGGTGCAAATGCTCAGTCATTTGCCGGCAGTACAAGCCTCCAATGGCATCAAAGTAACGCCTGATAACAAAGGTATGACCATCAGCGGCATGCCTTATGGCTTTGAAATTTCCATGAGTGGAGAAAATGAAGTAGCCACTTTCGGTTTTGACACCAAAGACCTTGTTATCAGCGACCAGTGGGGCACTTTGAATATCCTGTCTTTCCAGGTGAGTGTGGATAGTAACTATCAGCCTTCTTTCGCTGGTGAACTTACCGTTTCCACCGGTTCAAAAATAACCGTTCCATTTTTTGTCAACACCGGATATAACAACGACTTTTTCCTCAACATCGCGCAGGGCAAACCAGGCACCCCAAATGGCCTCTCGCTGCAACTACTGCCTTTCATTGGGTGGGGTACACTGGCCGAACAGGCAGCCCGGCTCGCAGCTGCAGCGGCTTTGAAGAACCTTGTTCCGATTGTATTACAAAAATTATCCGACAGCGGAGCCAAAGTATTTGTAGATAAACTCATTGCATTTGGCGATACCGTCAATACCACAGAACTGGTAGACAACATCATCAAAGTACTTACGCCATCTGCATTTGCGACTACATCACAGCAGGATCTGCTCAAGCAGATTGAACGGGTTGCCCTCGCGTGGTTACAGGAAAAATTTACCCCAACAGGCGCTCCAATAACGGTACAGGGTTTAATTACATTGCTCAAAGATGTAATGCCCGGTGTGTCTGCACAAGGTGGCAGATTAGCATTTACACCAGACATTAAGATACCGATCACCATTCTCGCAGGATTGAATGACAATGGGTTTTTAGGACTGTGGGCTACCTTCACTCTTCCTGATACACAGGTATTGAAAATACAAATTGCGGAAACCGGCGTAGGTGTGAAACTAGATGGAACACTTGATTTCTCTTTTGCACTGGATATGCTGATCCCTGTAGATGATAAAAGCGGACCGGGTCTAACGTTTGCATATGATTTAAACAAAGGATTCAATCTCGTATTCGACCCAACCAGTGATAGTACCGATTTCTCCAAACATTCAGATCTGGCAGTAGAACTGTTACCGAATTTCTTCAGCAAACCTACCGCTGATCTGGGCGCCATGCAACAGGGCGTGACCGATTGGTTGTTGCAAGTAGTAAAAGTAGTGCTACCCCGATACGTTTCTCTCCTGGTGCTCAACATCCAAAAAGTGAAAGACTGGCTGGAAGCCCCTATCGTGACTTCTGTTACCGGTGCGCCTACACCTGCTACACTGTTGATAGCGACGTCTCTCATCCTGAAAAACAATGGAAAATATGAACTGAACAGTATCGATAATCTTACCAAGCTGACACCCTCCGGGTTCTTTGGCAATCTGTTCTATACGCTGATGCAGACAGAATTAACCCTGTTGCAATTCGGTGATAAGAACAGTGGTAAAATTACCGTAGGACCGCGTGCGGGCAAGCAGGATTACTATGGCGTAAGAGTGGCAGCACCTAACCTTAAACTCGCAGCCCTGCCTAATCTCGTAGTACAAATAGGAGCAGATGATACCGAATGGATCGATAAATCCAGTACCAATAAAATCACAGGAGAACCGGGCATAGGTTTCTACCTGCCTATTACTAAGTCGGGTAACAATGAACTGAATGTAGACTTCTCTCTGTTCAATTTATTGTTGTATAATCTCGGTTTTGATGTAGTTGGTACCAATGGCAAGCCTATTGTGGATCAGCCGCGATTTAAAATTGGTGCAGTACAGCCTAGAACAGTATTTGAACTGGACTTCAAAGGCAATGCAAAACCTGGCTTACAATTCGGTGCAGGCGTCACTTTGGCGAACATCGGATTATCGCTCGCGCCGGATAAACTGGCTGGTTCCGCGGGCACCAACCCTATTGCCAATAACCTCCTCGGCTCAGGTAGTACAGCTGGTAATCCGCCTGTAAATCCTGAATTTTCTGTCAGTACTGCCTATACAGAAAAACTGTGGGTGAATCTGAAATCCAATACGGGTAATGGTGCGCAGGTAATTGTACCGATAGAACGTTCTTTTGGTCCATTGTATATTGATAGTCTGGGTTTAGGTTGGGAAGACACGAATAAACTACTTGACTTCCTCTTCTCCGGTAATGTGGCCCTGGCAGGTCTTAAAGCATCCGTAGTAGGCTTAACAGTAGGCGTTCCAGTTACTGACCCAACGAACTTCAGTTTATATAAGGCAGACCTCCAGGGATTGGATATCAGTTTCAATGGAGGTGCTGTTGCCATCAATGGCGGGTTCTTAAAAACAGAAACCATTGTCAACAATGCGAAGGTTATTATGTACAACGGTGTGGCGGTGATTAAAGCAGGTACCTTCTCGCTGATGGCATTGGGCTCTTACGCGGAAGTGCCGGTATCGTCTGCCCCTGGTGCAGCCACCATGCCTTCTCTGTTCATTTTCGCTGTGCTGAATTCGCCATTGGGTGGCCCTCCATTCCTGTTTATTACAGGTATCGCGGCGGGCTTTAGTTTTAACCGTTCGCTGGTGATTCCTGATATTACCCAGGTGCAGGACTTCCCGCTGCTGAAAGGCCTCGTGGATGGCACTTTTGCAGAAGGAGAAGATCCGGGCAAGGCGCTGCAGCAACTGAGTTCAGTAGTACATCCGGAAATAGGAAAGTACTGGCTGGCAGCAGGTGTGAAGTTTACTTCCTTCGAACTGTTGACCACCTCCGCCCTGCTGTTCCTCAGCTTTGGCAAGGAATGGGAAGTCAATTTGCTGGGGCTTAGCTTTACCTCCCTGCCACCAAAGATTCCAAGAAATCTGGCGCTGGCCTACTTCGAGCTGGCTATCAAAATATCCTTCCTTCCAGTAGATGGAATACTTTCCGCAGAAGCACAACTGACCCCCAACTCATTCGTATTATCGAAAGATGTGAAAGTGACCGGAGGGTTTGCTTTCTTCCTATGGTTTAAAAATATTAAAACATCCACCTATACTATACCTGCCGGTGATTTCGTCATCTCATTGGGTGGCTACCATCCTGATTTCAATAAGCCCGCATGGTATCCTACTGTTCCACGACTCGGTATGCAGTGGAAGATGGATATCTCCGTAGGCAGTATCAGTATTGCCGGAGGCGCATACTTTGCATTATGTCCTACGGCTGTTATGGCGGGCGGATACCTCAACGTTGCGTATGATTTGGGCCCGTTGAAAGCATGGCTGAATGCATCTGCAGATTTCCTCATCGAATGGAATCCATTCTACTTCAATGTAGGTATTAGCATCACAGTGGGCGCATCTTTCGGAACCACCATCCTCGGTGTTTCCATCACCATTCGTGCAGAACTTGGTGCTACTCTCCACCTGGAAGGGCCGCCAACACATGGTTATGTGAAAGTGGATTGGTACGTAATTTCCTTCACCATCCCTGTGGGCTCAGGAGAAACTGCAACCAATGACAATAATATCACCTGGAAAGCATTTGCCGACGCCTTCCTGCCACCTCCTGCATTACCGGGAAGTACGATGGGCAATGCCAAACGGAAAGTGAAAGCAGCAGATGAAGTGCCTGTACAACAGGTTGTGAAACTCAATCCGGATTATGGTCTGCTGAGCGATAATAACAGTCTCTGGACCATTCAACCCTATCCTTTCGCCCTTAGTGCCAAATCATCGATTCCTGCATCTGATGTGGCTGTCACCAACAGTAACTTCAGTCAGAAAGGCGTTCCCGTTGGGGTACGGCCAATGGGCTATGTAGATAACCTGAATGCTGCACTGGTGATTACGCTGACAGACAGCAAAGGTAATCCGGTAGATCTTTCGGCCCGCAAAATTAAAATGATCGTGGATACCAATGGCGCGCCATCCGCGATGTGGTCCCAGGATCCGCTGGACCGCAACAAACCGCCACAGAGCGATAATATGCTAATCCCTGGCGCTACTTTCGGTATCATACTGGATGGTGATGAATACAATTACCTGGGTAATGTACCTGCATTCAACATAGAGAATCTCAAATATGAAATTGGCGCTTACCGCATGTTGCCTTACAAGGCGGTTATCAAATTCCCGCCAGCAGCAAGATATCCGGCAAGCGATCAGAACAATGCCTATCACGTGATCATGCATTCCATCATGAGTGATCCTGTTATCATTCAACGCAATAAGATCCTTGGGGGCATCGCTGCCAGCAACATACTGGCGCCGCTCAATCCGGACCTCAGTGTGATGGCATCTTCTGCAGACATGATTCTGCAAGCGCTTCCTGTGATTGCGCGACTGGCCGTCTTCCAAAACAATGGCGAACTGGAAGCTGCAAGGAAAATACAGCCACCTGCAATACCGCTGGCTGCAACAAGTATCGTCAAAAAGCTGAAAGCGCCTCAGCTGGTAGGTTTGGTGAAAAGGTACAAAGTGAACCGTAACCAGGCTACCAAATCAGGTAAGCTTCAAACTACTGTCAGGAGCCATTATCAGGCGCACAACGACATTACCAGGAAAGCGAAACGGCTGGCGATTGACAGCGCAGCCGCTGAAGCCCTGGGTACCACCAAATTGCTTTACGATGGAACGTCCATACTCTGGGCAGTGGATCATCAGGCAGCCACCAGGCTGCATCTGAAAGGAAATCTGGCGCTGCGCATTGTTAGCTTCGACCGTCATGGCCGACTCACAGGCATATACTCAGTAGTGGGTGATCAAAGTGTGAGCATAGCCAAAGGTACAGCACAGGTGGCCGTTCAGGGTTATGAAGCCACAGGAGAAGGATTCAGTGGCTGGGAAATCGATTCAAAGTTGTTTAAGACCAACACCGTATGGGCACTCGGTGATGCTGCCATGGTGAGGGTACAGAATAGTCAACGTATACGAGTTCGCAGTACCAAGTCCAATATAGGGCTGATAGATGCGGCTGATCTGCTGTCACACAACCAGGTAACAGACCTCAACCAAAATACCCTTAGTGGCTGGATACAATCTGTATTCCCTGCAGACATCAACTACATCGGCGTATTGCTGGAAGAACAGACAGGTGCAGATAGGCTCGATGTAGCTGTTGCTGCCGGCACTATTCCTATGCAGGGCGCCAATCTGCCACCAGCACAGGTACACGAAACAGAGAAAGGCACGCTGCTGATTTACCCTTGTACACCATCTGATAGTTACAATGCCATTCTGGCCATACCAAAAGATAATAAAGTAAAGATACTCGGTATGTATGGCCTGCCGGCATTACCGACAGACAAGCCAATCGTCAGCAACTTTATGCATCTGCGTAATGCAGGACTGGATCTTACCAACTCAGATGTAAAATCCACTGTTGTCACTATTCATTCCAAAAATCAGGCACTATGA